TTGTCCTTTAGCGTTCATGATCAGAGAATGGGCGCCGTAGGACCAGTGTTTGTCCTCACGAATGTTCATGTTGATGCGTGAGGTGAATGTGCCGCCGAGGATCAGGTTCATGGTCTCCATGGCGATGTCATCGGGATCTGATTTCGGCGGCGCCAGCTTGGCGCCGAGCACCATGGACTGCCGGCTGTCAGGTTTGTCCAGAAGGTAGACGATGGAACGGTCTGTCGGCTCCACGCGATCAAGGTTCTTTGGCGGCGCCTCTGCAGACTCCCAACCCTTGAAAGCCCTCTCCAGCAGAGGTTTCACCTCAGCCATTCGAATATCGCCCACAACGATCAATGTTGCGTTGTTGGGTCTCACCCAGGTCTGATGATAGCGGATCAGATCCTGACGTGTGATGCTGTTCACAGAGGCTTCGGTTCCGGAGCCGGTCAAAGGATGGCCGTAGGCATGCGAAGGGCCGTAAAGCAAGCCGGGCAATACACGATAGGCCATGGAGAGGGGGGAGGCTTTCTCCTGCTTGATCTCTGCCAACTGCTGCTTTTGCAATCGGGAAAATTCCAATTCAGGAAAAGTTGGATTAAGAATCACATCGCTGAAAATCTCCAGCGATTTTTCCATATTGACTTTCAGGGTGTTCAAAGAGATGGAGGACATGTCCAAGCCGGAGCCGGTTCTGAGGTACGCACCCAAACCATCCAGTTCTTCGCTGATCTGCAGCGCATCGCGTTCGGCTGTGCCTTCATCGATCACGCTCATGGCCAGTTTGCCGGTCCCGGGTTTGGCGAATTGATCGGCTGCATAACCGGCATCGATGAGTAGGTTGAGTTGAACCACTGGGATAGAGGGGCATTCCGCCAATAGCACGGACAGTCCGTTGCTCAGAGTGGTGCGTTGCAGGGCTGGGAATTTCGCCTTTGGCGGGGCCAGGGCCTCAGGCACTCGGCTGCGATCGCCACCGCCGGCTGCTTTCTCATATTTTTCAAACGGTTTCACCTCCAGAACATAGACGCCGTCGCTGAGCCAGTCCTTTGCCGCCCGCCAGACCTGTTCCACAGTGGCTTGCTGCACGGTCCTGAGTATGCTTTTATAGAATGCCGGGTCGCCGGCATACACCTCGTTGCTGGCCAGGATATCGGATTTGCCGCCAAAGCCGCCGATGCGTTCAATGCCGCGGATAAAACCGGCGAGGTACTGGGTCTTAATCCGTTCCAGTTCTTTGGCATCCGGACCCTTTTGCAGAAAAAGGGTCAGCTCCTCATCCAAAGCCTGTTCGACCCGGGCGAGTTCTACGCCGGGCTTGGCTGAGGCATCGAGGTAAAATTGTCCAGCGATCTCTCGCTTATCGACAGCTGCGTGAACCTGTGTAGCGATCTGATCCTGATACACCAGACGGCGGTACAGTCGGCTGATCTTGCCTGAAGACAGAATGTCGCTGGCCAGGTCGAGATAGACCAGCTCCCGGGAGGTCCACTCGGGCACATTCCATACTTTAAAGATCCGCGCCTGAGGCACGCGGTCGTACATGAATTGTCTCTGAACGCCTGTGCGCTTTGCCGGCCAGGAGGTGAATGCAGCCACGGGCGGGCCTGAGGGGATGTCGCCGAAATATTTTTCCACCTGAGCTTTGGCGGTCTGCGGATCGATATCGCCGGCCACTACCAGCACCGCGTTGGCGGCGCCGTAATAGGACTGAAACCATTGCTGAACATCCTCCAGCGAGGCGGCGGAAAGATCCTCCATGGAACCGATCACGGTCCAGGAATACGGATGGCCCTGCGGGTAGGTCGCTTTGGCGATGAATTCATCGACCAGGCCGTAGGGTTCGTTTTCACCTTGGCGTTTTTCGTTCTGCACCACGCCGCGCTGTTCGTCCAATTTGGCCTGATCGATGGCGCCCAAGAGCCAGCCCATGCGATCCGATTCCATCCACAGGGCGACGTCCAGGGCTGAGGTCGGCACGTTTTGAAAATAATTGGTGCGGTCGTTGTTGGTGGTTCCGTTCATATCCGTGGCGCCGACTTTTTCCAGCACGTGGAAATAATCGGAATTGAAATGCTCGCTGCCGTTGAACATGAGATGTTCAAAGAGATGGGCAAACCCGGTGCGGCCGGGCTTTTCGTTTTTAGAGCCTACGTGATACCAGACGTTGACCGCCACGATGGGGGCTTTGTGATCTTCGTGGACGATGAGCCTCAATCCGTTCTTGAGGACGAATTTTGTGAATGGGATTTCAATCTCGCTTTGCGCCCACAAAGAAAGCACGACACAGATAAGACTGAGAGAGGTGATCATGAAAACGAGCTGGGTGCGCAGCATGCTATCTCCCTGCGAAGGATTCCAGAGATGGGTGTTTAC
The sequence above is a segment of the bacterium genome. Coding sequences within it:
- a CDS encoding insulinase family protein, translated to MLRTQLVFMITSLSLICVVLSLWAQSEIEIPFTKFVLKNGLRLIVHEDHKAPIVAVNVWYHVGSKNEKPGRTGFAHLFEHLMFNGSEHFNSDYFHVLEKVGATDMNGTTNNDRTNYFQNVPTSALDVALWMESDRMGWLLGAIDQAKLDEQRGVVQNEKRQGENEPYGLVDEFIAKATYPQGHPYSWTVIGSMEDLSAASLEDVQQWFQSYYGAANAVLVVAGDIDPQTAKAQVEKYFGDIPSGPPVAAFTSWPAKRTGVQRQFMYDRVPQARIFKVWNVPEWTSRELVYLDLASDILSSGKISRLYRRLVYQDQIATQVHAAVDKREIAGQFYLDASAKPGVELARVEQALDEELTLFLQKGPDAKELERIKTQYLAGFIRGIERIGGFGGKSDILASNEVYAGDPAFYKSILRTVQQATVEQVWRAAKDWLSDGVYVLEVKPFEKYEKAAGGGDRSRVPEALAPPKAKFPALQRTTLSNGLSVLLAECPSIPVVQLNLLIDAGYAADQFAKPGTGKLAMSVIDEGTAERDALQISEELDGLGAYLRTGSGLDMSSISLNTLKVNMEKSLEIFSDVILNPTFPELEFSRLQKQQLAEIKQEKASPLSMAYRVLPGLLYGPSHAYGHPLTGSGTEASVNSITRQDLIRYHQTWVRPNNATLIVVGDIRMAEVKPLLERAFKGWESAEAPPKNLDRVEPTDRSIVYLLDKPDSRQSMVLGAKLAPPKSDPDDIAMETMNLILGGTFTSRINMNIREDKHWSYGAHSLIMNAKGQRPFLIYTSVQVDKTKETVQEISQELKGLLGAKPATAEELHTVQLYRVQGLSGRWETMNAVANAIGELVAYGLPDSYYETYGDRVRSINLKDIATAANKVLTPQNLIWVVVGDRSKIEGPLKELGYEINNLDDDGAIVS